From Penicillium digitatum chromosome 5, complete sequence, one genomic window encodes:
- a CDS encoding ABC multidrug transporter, putative codes for MTSSRYSGPSCRDLDNTLRIDAGSCRGGFDFSLLFEETILEILPILLMLIIIPLRLWQLSQKRNKVVRSWLVLFKLAAWLGLLGLQIAQIALWALPAADSTKASVQANVILTIGVFALVLLSYAEHTRSVRPSFILNTYLFCSLLFGIARARTLWLRSVDTFNDTLAILATAVVGVKLLLFVLEAVEKRHILKPEYAGYPPEATAGFYNRAMFWWLNPLFKIGFTGVLRVEDLFVLDKELSSERLLARFDETWSKVKSRSPNTLQWESLKAVKWPLLAGIPARACVVAFNFCQPLLLERSLSYFNSPVNNGTQNIGYGLIGAYILVYTGLAVSMGQYQHLTYRGITMVRGVLVTMLYKKASCLSLGHTDPANSLTLMSADVERITQGWATMHEIWANSVEIALAIYLLKIQLGVSCVVPVCVALFALVGSLVAMSFVVARQAKWLEAIEKRISSTSGMLGSIKGVKMLGLQDHFMKLVHGLRTSELDISKSFRTLLVYNMAFAWFTRIFAPIFTFGAYVGISSDPLSVSRAFTSLSLFSLLADPLMTLVMALMSFAGAVGSFQRIQQFLDKEDHADRRNNSHTVSHEDLAAKRALSKAKELDLSSINSDSVESLKRSITPTSSNAVVVQSGSFGWEAEKAPILSDITMTLPKGSFTVLVGPSGCGKSTLLKALLGEVPCSDGKVSVAFSSVAYCDQTPWHMNGTIKDSIVAMSEYDPQWYSSVIRACALEEDLAHFPRGDAAVIGSKGIALSGGQSQRIALARAVYARRKIMILDDALSGLDATTENHIFHSLFGPGGLLKEMKTCTIVASSSVKRLPYSDHIVVLDAGGRICEQGSFASLNKTGGYVASFGLGLPEWQQNPKRLSDSPSFSTIDTIQKEKEPLIEEPEHHDGGGDLGIYTYYINAIGWLPAIIFMVAMAGFVFCISFPSIWVKWWAQSDTAHHKQEFGHYLGIYAMLGCIALLALIVGSWQMIITMVPKSGESFHRALLTTVLGAPMLFFSTTDSGSILNRFSQDLQLIDMDLPIAAINTVVTFFLCLAQMALIGVSSKYAAISFPLVLGILFLIQKVYLRTSRQLRYMDIEAKAPLYSHFTDCLQGLVTLRAFGWQHSMEKKNIALLDHSQRPFYFMFTIQRWLTLSLDMVVAGIAVLLIVLVVVLRGSTLSAGYVGVALLNVIQFSQSIKLLVTFWTNLETHIGSIQRIKDFTSTVESEDKPGEDQDVPPNWPSKGAVAFHSVSAAYRPSEPVLNDVSLIVPAGEKVGICGRTGSGKTSMIMSIFRMMELTSGIITVDGVDISRLPQREIRSLINGVSQDSLLFKGSVRSNADPTGDHTDREILAALKSVQLLPAIQEKGTLDTDVDEIHLSHGQKQLFCLARALLRPGNILILDEATSNIDSKTDEIMQRVIREKFCNHTILAVAHKLDTILDFDRIVVLDAGRIIENGEPYALLTEPKSHFSKLYASAMATEESD; via the exons CGCACGGGCTAGAACTCTGTGGCTACGCAGCGTTGACACCTTCAATGATACCCTTGCCATTCTGGCTACAGCAGTAGTCGGTGTCAAACTACTTCTGTTCGTGCTTGAGGCCGTGGAAAAGAGACACATCCTCAAACCAGAATATGCCGGGTATCCTCCCGAAGCGACTGCGGGTTTCTACAACCGTGCTATGTTCTGGTGGCTGAACCCACTGTTCAAGATCGGGTTCACTGGTGTTCTGCGGGTAGAGGATCTATTCGTGTTGGACAAAGAACTGAGCTCTGAGCGCCTGCTCGCTCGGTTTGACGAGACATGGAGCAAAG TAAAATCAAGATCCCCCAACACCCTGCAATGGGAGTCATTAAAGGCTGTCAAATGGCCTCTACTTGCTGGCATCCCTGCCCGAGCTTGCGTCGTGGCATTCAACTTCTGCCAGCCTTTGCTCCTGGAGAGATCGCTCTCTTACTTCAACTCGCCTGTCAATAACGGTACACAAAACATTGGATACGGACTCATTGGCGCATACATCTTGGTCTATACCGGACTGGCGGTTTCAATGGGCCAATATCAACACCTCACTTACCGTGGGATTACCATGGTCCGTGGTGTGCTTGTCACAATGCTATACAAAAAAGCCAGCTGCCTAAGCCTCGGGCACACTGACCCTGCTAACTCGCTCACTCTGATGAGTGCAGACGTCGAGCGCATTACCCAGGGATGGGCGACCATGCATGAGATCTGGGCCAACTCGGTTGAGATTGCTCTGGCCATCTACCTCCTCAAGATTCAGCTTGGAGTATCCTGTGTTGTTCCTGTTTGTGTCGCCCTGTTTGCTTTGGTTGGATCGTTGGTTGCCATGTCATTTGTTGTCGCACGACAAGCCAAGTGGCTGGAAGCTATCGAGAAGCGCATTTCCTCTACCTCCGGGATGCTTGGGTCGATCAAGGGAGTCAAGATGCTTGGTTTGCAGGATCACTTCATGAAGCTCGTTCATGGTCTCAGGACCAGCGAACTGGATATCTCCAAGAGCTTCCGCACACTTCTGGTTTACAACATGGCATTTGCCTGGTTTACTCGCATCTTTGCCCCAATCTTTACCTTCGGGGCCTATGTCGGAATCTCAAGTGATCCTTTGAGCGTCTCTCGCGCCTTCACCTCTCTGTCGCTATTCTCTCTTCTGGCAGACCCTCTCATGACCTTGGTGATGGCACTCATGTCTTTCGCTGGTGCCGTGGGATCCTTCCAGCGCATTCAACAGTTCTTGGACAAAGAGGACCATGCTGATCGCAGGAACAACTCACACACAGTGTCCCATGAAGACCTCGCTGCGAAGCGTGCTTTATCAAAAGCTAAAGAGCTTGACTTGTCGTCCATCAACTCAGACTCAGTCGAGTCGCTCAAGCGCTCCATTACTCCTACTTCTTCAAACGCCGTTGTTGTCCAAAGCGGAAGCTTTGGATGGGAAGCCGAGAAGGCCCCAATTCTCTCGGACATTACCATGACCCTCCCCAAGGGCAGCTTTACCGTTCTCGTTGGACCATCTGGATGCGGCAAATCTACTTTGCTAAAGGCTCTCCTCGGAGAAGTCCCTTGTTCCGATGGCAAGGTATCGGTCGCATTTTCCAGCGTCGCATACTGTGATCAAACACCGTGGCACATGAATGGCACTATCAAAGACAGCATCGTCGCGATGTCTGAGTATGATCCACAATGGTATTCCTCTGTAATTCGGGCTTGTGCTCTGGAAGAGGACCTCGCACACTTCCCTCGTGGGGATGCCGCTGTTATCGGAAGCAAAGGTATTGCTCTCAGCGGTGGTCAAAGCCAACGCATTGCTCTTGCGCGAGCAGTCTACGCCCGGAGAAAGATCATGATCCTCGATGATGCACTCAGCGGTTTGGATGCTACCACCGAAAACCACATCTTCCACAGCCTGTTCGGGCCTGGGGGGCTTCTTAAAGAAATGAAAACTTGCACTATCGTCGCGTCATCTTCTGTCAAACGCCTTCCCTACTCCGATCACATCGTTGTCTTAGACGCAGGTGGTCGGATTTGCGAACAGGGAAGCTTTGCTTCTCTGAACAAAACCGGTGGATATGTGGCCAGCTTCGGACTCGGGCTGCCCGAATGGCAGCAAAATCCTAAGCGCCTCTCCGACTCACCCAGCTTCAGCACCATCGACACTAtccagaaagaaaaggagcCATTGATCGAAGAGCCAGAGCATCACGATGGTGGTGGCGATCTTGGAATCTACACATACTACATCAACGCCATTGGATGGCTCCCTGCGATCATTTTCATGGTCGCCATGGCCGGTTTTGTGTTCTGCATCTCGTTTCCCAGCATTTGGGTGAAATGGTGGGCCCAGTCCGATACTGCACACCACAAGCAGGAGTTTGGCCACTATCTCGGGATCTACGCGATGCTTGGCTGTATTGCTCTGCTCGCACTGATCGTCGGCAGTTGGCAAATGATTATCACCATGGTCCCCAAGTCTGGTGAGAGCTTCCACCGCGCGCTCCTGACTACGGTCCTCGGCGCTCCAATGCTGTTCTTTTCCACTACCGACAGCGGTTCAATCCTGAACCGGTTCAGTCAAGACTTACAACTCATCGATATGGATCTTCCAATTGCTGCGATTAACACTGTTGTTACATTCTTCCTCTGTCTGGCACAGATGGCTCTGATTGGAGTCTCCTCCAAATACGCCGCTATTTCCTTCCCACTCGTGCTTGGCATCTTGTTCCTGATTCAGAAGGTGTACCTGCGCACCTCACGTCAGCTCCGTTACATGGATATCGAGGCCAAGGCTCCCCTGTACTCGCACTTCACCGACTGTCTCCAAGGACTGGTGACTTTGCGCGCCTTTGGATGGCAACACAGTatggagaaaaaaaacatcgCTCTCCTTGACCACTCCCAACGACCCTTTTACTTCATGTTCACAATCCAGCGCTGGCTCACTCTGTCGCTGGACATGGTCGTTGCAGGAATAGCTGTTCTTCTGATCGTGCTGGTTGTTGTCCTGCGTGGATCAACCCTCAGTGCCGGCTACGTTGGTGTCGCTCTGCTGAACGTTATCCAATTCAGTCAAAGCATCAAGCTTCTGGTTACTTTCTGGACCAACTTGGAGACGCACATCGGTTCCATCCAGCGCATCAAGGACTTTACGTCAACTGTCGAGTCGGAAGACAAGCCGGGGGAAGACCAAGATGTGCCCCCTAACTGGCCTTCCAAGGGTGCGGTCGCCTTCCACTCCGTCTCTGCGGCCTATAGACCCTCCGAGCCAGTCCTCAACGATGTCTCTCTCATTGTCCCGGCAGGCGAGAAAGTCGGCATCTGCGGACGCACCGGGAG TGGTAAAACCTCCATGATCATGAGCATCTTCCGGATGATGGAACTAACCAGCGGCATCATCACTGTGGACGGAGTTGACATCAGTCGCCTTCCACAACGAGAGATCCGCTCACTCATCAATGGGGTATCACAAGACTCCCTCCTGTTCAAAGGCAGTGTCCGATCGAACGCGGATCCAACCGGCGACCATACCGACCGAGAGATCTTGGCAGCACTCAAAAGCGTCCAGCTCCTCCCTGCGATCCAAGAAAAGGGGACTCTAGACACCGACGTCGACGAGATTCACCTGTCTCACGGCCAAAAACAACTCTTCTGCCTTGCTCGCGCCCTTCTTCGCCCAGGCAACATCCTCATTTTGGATGAAGCAACTAGCAA CATCGATTCCAAAACGGATGAAATCATGCAGCGTGTTATCAGAGAAAAATTCTGTAATCACACCATTCTCGCCGTCGCTCACAAGCTTGACACCATTCTTGACTTCGATCGCATCGTCGTCTTGGACGCTGGACGGATTATTGAGAATGGAGAACCCTATGCGCTTCTCACTGAGCCCAAGTCCCACTTTAGCAAACTGTATGCGAGTGCCATGGCGACGGAGGAATCTGATTGA